From the genome of Candidatus Atribacteria bacterium:
TCCTCGGTCAGGTTAATGAACCGGGTGGTGATATATTCCTTTCCGCTTATGGGGTAGCGGATCTCTTCACCGGCCGAGGCTTCTTTTTCGAACATCCCCATCCACTTGGCCAGGAGGGTGACATTTCCTTCATAAACCCGAATAACCAATTCATCCGCTTCACTCGACATCTCATGGTTTCGGACACAGATGACTTCTTTCTTGGCAAAATTGTTAAATCGGAGCTCATCTTTTACCGAGATAGTGCCTTTAAAGGGGATGACCCTGGCAACTGCTCCGCTTTCCGATATCCCTTCCGCTTTAACAGCCAGAGATTTTCCCGGCTCGATCTTTATGCGAATAATATCCCCCGCTCCCATGTTTTCTTCAAAGGGCGGGGTCAGAAGCGGGGCGTCTGCTATATCGTCTGCCCACTCTGGTGTTTTACCCGGAAGCGATTCCGGATCGACCCATTTGCTAAAACCTTCAGGGATGGCAAAAACCTGAGGGTCTATAGGTTTTTCTTCAATATCCAGGATCTCGATAGTTCTTTTCTGCTGGCCATGCTGGGCAATCTTGATAGGAAAGCCAAGGTCTTTGGCCTGCCACTTGGTCAGTGCCGGTGTATCTGCTATGACAATCTGATAGACTTCACATTCGTAGCCTTGTAGGGTTTCGCTGCCCATAAACTCTTCTTCTCCTAGGGTAAGAGAATATTGGTAGCTCTGGAAAGGGTTATTCATCAGGCTGATCATATCATCTGAGGAAATGTTCATATACTCTTTTTCCGAAAAGACAATAATCGTGGTGGCATTTTTCTCGGTATCCACAATTATTCTTCCCTTTTCTCCGTATTGCACTAACTCCAGACAGTATTTTGGGCCCAAAACAAAGATAGTTCCTTTACTAATTTCGTTCCCCTGTTTTATTTGTACTTTCCCGGTAAAATCAGCAGCCAGAACGTTTCCCGCCATGATGATGAGAACGAGGATGCACACTGTCAATAGGCAGAACCATTTTAAAAAAACAGACTTGTATCTTTTCATCTTTTTTCTCTCCTTTTTATCTAAATTTCCGGGCTGGTATATAGAATAATAATTTCTTTTGAGGTTTAATTGAAAACTTATTTATAATATACGATATCAATTTTTAAAATCCTTCTTTATAAAAATCTCTTTGTTGTTGAATTGAATACTAATTATTTCCCCACCTATTCAAATTCAAATCCTTTTTCTTTGAAGAGCCTTAAGCAAACATCTACTGCTTTCGGGTCATAGAGAGTCTCTTTGTTCCGGGTAATTTCTTCCAGGGCCTTATCGATGCCTAATGCCGGTCGATAGGGACGATGAGAAGACATGGCCTCGACTACATCCGCTACCCCTAAGATGCGGGCTTCCAGGAGGATCTGATCACCTTTTAGCTGATGGGGATAGCCGGAGCCATTTAACCTTTCGTGATGTTCCAGGACTATTTG
Proteins encoded in this window:
- a CDS encoding DUF4412 domain-containing protein, with product MKRYKSVFLKWFCLLTVCILVLIIMAGNVLAADFTGKVQIKQGNEISKGTIFVLGPKYCLELVQYGEKGRIIVDTEKNATTIIVFSEKEYMNISSDDMISLMNNPFQSYQYSLTLGEEEFMGSETLQGYECEVYQIVIADTPALTKWQAKDLGFPIKIAQHGQQKRTIEILDIEEKPIDPQVFAIPEGFSKWVDPESLPGKTPEWADDIADAPLLTPPFEENMGAGDIIRIKIEPGKSLAVKAEGISESGAVARVIPFKGTISVKDELRFNNFAKKEVICVRNHEMSSEADELVIRVYEGNVTLLAKWMGMFEKEASAGEEIRYPISGKEYITTRFINLTEETAEAAFAYYQNGKPMEDDTPAKYKTITLKNPWNVNSATREAKGDELVIKVNTGKMQIKLGQFDPFEF